atagctttatgtcctttgaacagctatctaataaatataatttacctaaaactcatttttttagatatttgcaagttaaaaaatttttgtataatgagttacagtcttttctgaaactatgtccattggacattacggaaagaattttagctctgaatccttgtcaaaagggtttagtagctgtcatttataatatgatcatgaaaatacagctagaagtatcagaaaaaattaagaaggaatggggaaaaagaacttcattgtcttatatccactgagcagtgggagaaaattttactattagtcaattcgtcttctatttgtgctaaacatgccctaatacaatttaaggttgtacatagagctcatatgtctaaggataaacttgctcgattttattcttatgttaatccaacctgtgacagatgtcattccgatgttgcttcattgacccatatgttttggtcttgcccttgtttgcaaaattattggaaagatattttcagtattatttcaatagttctgaatatcaatttccaaccgcatcctattactgcaattttcggtttaccaatggtggataatagtggCTTATTCTCCTCATctcgacgaatgattgcatttgttacattaatggctagatctattttattgaattggaaagaaattaatcctccaactatatttcagtggttttctcaaactatctcttgtttgagcttagaaaaaattagaagtgttgtttttgatccttcagttaaatttgtagaaacttggagaccatttattcaacattttcatatgagttaaattgtcttttcctaaacctcacttttattatccttaattatttggatgaaggttcggagttattggcactactgtatatatctgACATtgtgcaatggcccatgttggttagtgttttttttttggtttttttttctttttatttcttttgttcataaatactatgagtttgggaggttatatatattgattattatatatttgaatgtctacttaaactattaactatgtactctcaaactctttgtattcatgtttcatttatgtttgcttaaaaaattaataaaaagatttaaaaagaaagaaagaaagaaaggatcatggaacgggaggcctcgggagaaagaaagggggaggggggggagcaccagagggagatggagaacaggcagagtgatgggcagagagagagaaaaaacaacaactaaatattaacggaagttggagaagtcaatgttcatgccatcaggttggaggctacccagctggtatataaggtgagggagatggagaacaggcaaacaactaaatatctcagggatggggtaagaaggggaggaggggcattaacggaaattagagaagtcaatgttcatgccatcaggttggatctcccagtggccacacattttaattctacgtcccattcccattctgatatgtctatccatggccttctgtattgtcaaaatgaatccaaactcaggttggaggaacaacaccttatataccggatgggtagcctccaacctgatggcatgaacattgacttctctaatttccgttaatgcccctcctccctttctttttttctctctctctctctgcccatcactctgcctgttctccatctccctctggtgcttctttcccccccccccccctttctttctcctgaggcctcccgtctcatgatcctttcccttctccagctcagtatcactttcaccaatcacctttccagctcttagcttcatcccaccccctccggtcttctatcatttagcatttccccctcccccccactactttcaaatctcttagtatctctcctttcagttagtcctgatgaagggtctcggcccaaaacatcaacagtgcttgtccttatagatgctgcctggcctgttgtgttccaccagtattttgtgtgtgttgtttgaatttccagcatctgcagatttcctcgtgttagaagcccatgtggtcatggggagactgTGCAGACTCTAGACTGCAGAGGGAATTTGAACCTGGGCCACTGGTACTGCAAtactgttacactaaccactacgctatcttGCTGCCCTGAATTTTCTGATTCCTTATCCAGTCCTCTTAAGTTATTAATCCAACAATATACTAATTACGTCTTCCTTCTCGGAGCTGgaattcactttttaaaaatatgattGTTAGGCAGAGCATTTGTAAGTTCAACGTGCATCGCTGATTGCATGCCATCAAATGTTGATGGCCAGCTATAATTCAGTGATTActttcaactgtttatttctagGAAGGCTATCGGGACGGGGTAAATGCTGGCAGAGAATCCACTTTACAGCAAGGTTTTAATAAAGGCTACCGGGAAGGTCTAAAGAAGATGTTGATCCCCGGACAGATGCGAGGGCTTCTGAGGTGAGTGCATCGAGAGGCACACCACGCAGATTTCTGGACTGCTGTGGGTTTGTAGTGATTCTGTAGTCCACCTACTCACAGGACACAGTGTATCTTTACCCAATGCACAGACAATGACCATTTTGCAGAACTTTCATGCTGAACGTGGGTTTTCTCTCTTCCTGTTTTACGTAGAACAAACACTACCATTCAGTCCCagtagcccacaatgttgtgctgacattttaaccaactttacgatcaatctaacccttccctcctaaatAGCCCTCCATTTATTGTATCATCcttctgcctatctaagagtttcctaaatgcccctaatgtatctgcctctaccaccacccccagcaggGCACTCAttgcactctgtgtaaaaagaaaaacttacctttgacatcctcTCCACTTTACCTTCCTCCAGTCacgttaaaattatgccccctcgtattagctaGGAgttaaaagtctctggctgtccacttgatccatGCCTTTtctcatcttgtgcacctcttaTCAAGTCACCCTTCTTCAGTCCAAGGAGAAGCCCTAGCTCTCTAAATCCAGCctgcatcctgataaatctcttctgcaccctgtctaaagcttcctataatgaggcaaccacaactgaacactccaagtgtggtctaaccaggatttACAGAGCTGCACCATTTCCTCACTCAATCCTTATTATACTCTGTCAGTGTATTCATTATTCCCATATTTGTGCCGATCAGGATTTCTTTTTGAATATATTTATACTACTGATTCAATTACCTCATGTTATCCAGGGATAAATCCCTTTGTGCCTTGAGGAAAGGATGCATAGATAGAGGCTGAGACACGTCTATATTGATGAGGCTTGGATAGAATGGATTTTCTTTCTTGGGgaagaaatggctaatactaggaggcatagttttaaggtgactagaggaaagtatagggcgATGCCAGAGGgcaggttctttacacagagtggtaggtgcgtggaatggtggtagaggtacATAGATCTATTAGGGGCAGTgtagaaacttttagatagacacaacgatgatagaatggagggttatgtgtcGTAGGGAAGGGTGAAATTggtcttggaataggttaaaagttgCAGCTCAATAAAAGTAGaggattgcatacagttctgttaCGTTATTGCCCGTTATACCACTGGTGTTTGCGGCAACAGTGAAGTTCCTCCATTTGTCCATACTGTTGCACAAAGAATTGCTATTTCATTAACAATTTTTTTGACTAGTCAGGGTTACTATGTCTGAGCTGCGCCTCTGAGCCTGAAGGATCagtgaccactcttagtctggcccctaccctttgacctgtttggcatgggtgaccctaccaagagtcaaagcgtaaagccctgactccggCCAACattgctctctgggtcattgaggcatgcaagcctccgaaccctacgacaaggttgtggtcctcttggaggttacaGTTTttgtggctttggagagggtgcagaagaggtttaccaggatgctgaccagattagagggcatgtgataTAACGAAAGTTTGGATaagcttgtgttgttttctctgcagcggtggaggctgaggggagagctgataaagttttataagattgagaggcattgatagaggaaACAGACAGGGTTGAATTGTCTAaaatcagagggcatgcatttacgaggggtgattgataagtttgtggcctaaggtagaaggagtcaatgttagaaaacctagcacattgatttttcaacatagtcccctcctacatttacacacttagtccagcggtcgtggagcatacagatcttggacctccagaaagtgtccacagcaggggtgattgataagtttgtggcttaaggtaggagatgagttattaacttcaaactttctgcataatcactcaaagagttgacctgcatgtgcatgtaacgaaaactgtataactcatctccttccaccttaagccacaaacttatcaatcaccccttgtagggTGAGGGTAAATTCAAAGGATATGTGaggggtgggtgcctggaatgtgctgcctagggtggtggtacaggcagaaaCACTAGAGACTTGTAAGAGACTTCGGAttgacacatgaatgtgaggtaAATGGAAGGACTgggcattgtgtagacagaagagactagttagccatttgattactgattTACAATTCTTTATATTAGCATTTGTGTTTCATGAGTTTTGCATCAGAAATACTAATGAATAAATCTATGTTTTCAATTTCCGCAGTGCACTGCTGTCATGGTGTCACCTCAATAAAAGTGATCCTAATCTCCTGTCCAAAGTAAATCAACTCCTCGATGTTGCTACCCAACAGGAAGAAGTTATTTTTAGAAACCTGAGTTTACCAACCAGGGAGACGAATGTCAGTGATGTGACCGAGTGTATTGAGGACATGGGATTGGACACTGGACCAGAGCAACCAGACAGGGATCATTCCAATGAGGCTGTGAGCAATAACTGCTGCCCTTCTGCCAGTGGAACAGGACAACGTGATCCTGGAACAAACTGGACTGGTTTAGTTCACCAGACATGCTGCAGAAGAGCGTCAGGAATTAATGAAGCAGAAATGGTTCAGCAGCTTTATCGAGACTGCGAGCTCTTGCTGAAAGGCTATGAAATACCGGTGGATATAGCACACATTTTCAGTGGCAGCCATATCTGTCAGTAAACGAGTCTATTACCTGCTGGGGATTTTTGAAAAGTAAGAATAGTTGAGAATATTCAATGTCTGCTCAGATATTTAAATTTAATAAACAGTAGTTTCAGATAATACTTGGTTATGTTGTGTTTGATACAAGAAAAAAGTCTTTGTGCGTAGTTAGTCATCACCAGCCCCTGCCTACCTGCCATGTAAATATGTgtgtgtggtgacccactttctaagcaggcgaaccggctcacaaaatggcgcgcgTCGGcggagaggccagccccaaaatggcgctgggccttcttcaccagcaaggggagaaaggCCGCGcgcgggaagagacttttgtaatgcacctttgatgtcatttccgcccagagggTGGGAACGGAACTGCGTAAaagccagtgccgcgaagtttgaataaactagtctggagtgcaacttacagactgTGTGTCATTGTTTCTAGTTCTGTGTGTAGCaaccagaggcaggagtgaggaagccaatgaacagtggtgtttctaccaccagtggcggggcacagaagcccgccgttatCACCCACCCTGTAAGTTCCTGGAaaatgccagggccagctgccactaatgactaCAGCGGCtagccaccaggacagcctcttgtacgtctgggacaaacagttgggacgtcgcttcttggtcgacaccggagcggaaatcagcgccTTACCCCCGACGGGGTATGACACCTGCAACAGGGAGctgggacccaccctgagggccgcaaatggcagcacgatacggacctacggcacccgcacagtgcagctgcagttcggtgccagcccattcacatgggacttcacactggctgccgtggcccaaccactcctgggggcggacttcttgcgagctcacagcctgctggtcgacttgcaagggaaaagactggtccatgccaagactttccagacgttctccctgggtgaaacgAAGTTGCCGCCCCCACATCTGGACTCTAATATCACGCTGTCtaacaacgaattcaccagaatcctgcgGACTTTCCATtagttctggcactgcagttcacagcagccatgcccagacacggactACAGCACCTCATTCTGACcgagggaccacccctccacgcccgcgcatgaaGGTTCCCCccggcgaaggaggagttcaagaggatggaggaattgggatcGTACGGCGGTCCGACAGTCCATGGGCCTCTCCCCTGCACATGGTACCCAAAGCAGCTGGGTGctggagaccatgcagcgactactgcagactgaacgaggctaccactccagaccgctaccccgtgccgcacatacaggactttgcagaaaACCTGTATGGGGCAAGCATCttttccaaggtagacctcgtccggagataccatcaaatcccggtacaccctgaagacatccccagaacagcacttatcaccccattcggcctgtttgagttcctctgaatgccgtttggcctgaagaatgTCGCACAGACATTCTagtggctaatggatgcggtgggacgtgacctggactttgcgttcatctatttggatgacatcctcatagccagcagtagtcgccaggagcatctgtcccacctccgccagctctactcccgcctgagtgatttcggcctcacgatcaacccggccaattACCAGTTTggactcgacaccatcgacttcctgggctacaggattaccaaaggcgaggcaacacctctgcccgccaaggtagacgcgatccgccactttgcccggcccaacacggtcaaaggcctgcaggagttcattggtatggtgaacttctaccaccgtttcctcccctcagcagcccgtatcatgcgccctttgtacaccctgatgtcgggtaaaggcaaggacattacttgggacgaagaGGCCGAGGCCgcttttgttaaagccaaggaagccttggcagatgccgcaatgctggtgcaccccagaacggacgttccgaccgccctcgcggtggacgcatccaacacagtagtcggtggggtgctggagcagctcatcgaggggcactggcaacccctggcgttcttcagcaggcACCTACggccacccaaa
This sequence is a window from Hemitrygon akajei chromosome 1, sHemAka1.3, whole genome shotgun sequence. Protein-coding genes within it:
- the otulina gene encoding LOW QUALITY PROTEIN: OTU deubiquitinase with linear linkage specificity a (The sequence of the model RefSeq protein was modified relative to this genomic sequence to represent the inferred CDS: inserted 1 base in 1 codon), producing the protein MWRLKLDPGDDVFDEEADELRLPRNEWNVCMGNRLKEGYRDGVNAGRESTLQQGFNKGYREGLKKMLIPGQMRGLLSALLSWCHLNKSDPNLLSKVNQLLDVATQQEEVIFRNLSLPTRETNVSDVTECIEDMGLDTGPEQPDRDHSNEAVSNNCCPSASGTGQRDPGTNWTGLVHQTCCRRASGINEAEMVQQLYRDCELLLKGYEIPVDIAXHFQWQPYLSVNESITCWGFLKSKNS